The Paenibacillus sp. MBLB1832 genome has a window encoding:
- a CDS encoding sialate O-acetylesterase codes for MHLFLLIGQSNMAGRGELSEIHQQPKVEKHIYMLDADMNWQTACEPIHFDKPELVGVGPGLSFARTIKPFMDGESIGLIPCAVGGTKIERWISKGDLYREAVSRARSAMQRGKLSGILWAQGESDSADFLDAKSYKERLFSLISDLRNDLQAHNVPFIASKLGGFILPDSYPYTNLVNEALAAASDSFAFYSLVVSKGLSHKGDHLHYDTESAEELGRRMAEAWLKVVNK; via the coding sequence ATGCATTTATTTTTATTAATCGGCCAATCGAATATGGCTGGAAGAGGCGAACTGAGCGAAATCCATCAGCAGCCTAAAGTAGAAAAACATATTTACATGCTGGATGCGGACATGAATTGGCAGACTGCGTGTGAACCCATTCATTTTGACAAGCCTGAACTTGTTGGCGTCGGTCCTGGGCTTTCGTTTGCCAGAACAATTAAGCCCTTCATGGATGGAGAATCGATCGGATTGATTCCCTGTGCTGTTGGGGGGACGAAGATTGAACGGTGGATCTCTAAGGGAGACTTGTATAGGGAGGCCGTTTCGCGTGCAAGATCAGCTATGCAGCGTGGTAAGCTAAGTGGCATATTATGGGCACAGGGGGAGAGTGATTCTGCAGATTTCCTTGATGCTAAGTCCTATAAGGAAAGATTATTTAGCCTAATATCTGACTTGCGTAATGATTTACAAGCGCATAATGTTCCATTTATTGCTTCCAAGTTGGGTGGCTTTATTTTACCGGACTCCTATCCGTATACAAACCTTGTTAATGAAGCACTTGCAGCAGCGAGCGATTCATTTGCCTTCTATAGCCTCGTAGTCTCAAAGGGGCTTTCTCACAAGGGCGACCACTTGCACTATGACACGGAATCCGCAGAGGAACTGGGAAGACGCATGGCGGAAGCATGGTTAAAGGTTGTTAATAAATAA
- a CDS encoding methyl-accepting chemotaxis protein, giving the protein MISFLRLSPTIKLKITLLVALAAVSMVILAIVVSVTMYKMASIDRQENRLQQSKALGDRIEADMLSARKNESDFVRTQKPEQSSAVKEQIAALQGHIKDLQATLSTDEIHMNSEKLMSLSNEYQDRFEELMKNVTGTQSLTTDMVFAAEAFRGIVENKNESGLLLQMYMIRQIEKDYLLGRDGDLLTVFDKNVAAIEKTVRQSSAFSGASQDILLRNMDKYKASFVKMTSLYQEQPKLLGKFAALNEEISAKITSLNTYLKTETDASIASKSKLKSTMQVILLLFTFMMTAAMITIGTMLASSMNRSLRKLQEGTRIIGGGNLAYRVDVQSSDEIGQLAATFNEMAGEVQKAFKYVVDVSGQLSEASSNLLAISEETSAHTQEVSRIATTVEEGTVDQADQIALGFHLLRDMNLQTQQVKEAVAEIALQADRSTDKGAEGMAVVADLEKVYLDYMGVGKSLFKRVEGVEQHISQMVKMIAGIEEFSSQIGLISLNASIEAARAGSFGRGFAVIAETVKDLAERTKAQSLDMRRMSALMLGMMNELEQDTKRLEAGGKIQGEAVLQTRVAFVQIAEQLERIREHVGRVQDSLKFVTNSTNELTDAMNGVQVVSHQSKEAAKEVAASSREQLVAMEEINEAAVQLEYFSEHLLRNIEQFTL; this is encoded by the coding sequence ATGATTTCCTTCTTACGCCTATCGCCGACAATTAAGTTGAAAATAACCTTGTTAGTTGCATTAGCTGCCGTTTCCATGGTCATTCTGGCCATTGTGGTGTCGGTTACGATGTACAAAATGGCGAGTATCGACCGTCAAGAAAATCGCTTGCAGCAATCGAAGGCACTCGGCGATCGTATCGAGGCAGATATGCTTTCTGCGCGTAAGAATGAATCGGATTTCGTGCGAACCCAAAAGCCTGAACAAAGTTCGGCGGTGAAAGAGCAAATAGCGGCTTTGCAAGGACATATTAAAGATCTGCAGGCGACACTTTCTACCGATGAAATTCATATGAATTCAGAGAAGTTGATGTCTTTATCCAATGAGTACCAAGATCGGTTTGAAGAGTTGATGAAAAATGTGACGGGAACACAAAGCTTGACCACGGATATGGTATTCGCGGCAGAGGCTTTCCGCGGCATTGTTGAGAATAAAAACGAGAGTGGTCTACTGTTGCAAATGTATATGATTCGCCAGATCGAGAAAGATTATTTGCTTGGACGAGATGGGGATTTACTTACCGTATTTGATAAAAATGTCGCGGCTATCGAGAAAACCGTCCGACAAAGTAGTGCATTTTCAGGGGCTTCGCAGGATATTTTGCTGCGAAATATGGATAAATACAAAGCTTCTTTTGTCAAAATGACGAGCCTCTATCAAGAGCAGCCGAAACTGCTTGGGAAGTTCGCGGCGTTAAATGAAGAAATTTCAGCTAAAATCACTAGCTTGAATACCTATTTGAAAACAGAAACAGATGCTTCCATAGCCAGTAAGTCAAAGCTAAAATCGACGATGCAAGTCATTCTCCTCCTTTTCACGTTTATGATGACGGCAGCGATGATCACCATAGGCACGATGTTGGCAAGCTCGATGAATCGCTCCCTGCGAAAGCTGCAGGAAGGTACACGTATTATTGGCGGGGGTAATTTGGCTTATCGTGTTGATGTACAATCGTCCGATGAAATTGGCCAGCTGGCTGCAACGTTTAATGAAATGGCTGGTGAAGTGCAGAAGGCTTTCAAATATGTGGTGGATGTATCGGGGCAATTATCCGAAGCTTCAAGTAACCTTCTCGCTATTTCCGAGGAAACTTCGGCACATACCCAGGAAGTAAGCCGTATAGCAACGACAGTAGAAGAAGGTACGGTTGATCAAGCGGATCAGATCGCGCTAGGCTTCCATTTGCTTCGTGATATGAACCTCCAAACGCAGCAGGTGAAAGAAGCTGTTGCTGAAATCGCCTTGCAGGCCGATCGGTCTACAGATAAAGGTGCGGAAGGTATGGCGGTTGTGGCTGATTTGGAAAAGGTGTACCTCGACTATATGGGTGTGGGTAAATCGTTGTTTAAACGTGTCGAAGGTGTGGAACAGCATATCAGTCAAATGGTAAAAATGATTGCAGGTATTGAGGAGTTTTCCAGTCAAATAGGGCTCATTTCCTTGAACGCATCCATCGAAGCGGCTAGAGCAGGTTCGTTTGGACGCGGCTTCGCCGTTATCGCGGAAACCGTGAAGGATTTGGCGGAACGGACGAAGGCGCAAAGTTTGGATATGCGCAGAATGTCCGCACTTATGCTTGGAATGATGAATGAGCTCGAGCAGGATACAAAAAGGCTGGAAGCGGGCGGAAAGATTCAAGGAGAAGCTGTTCTTCAAACACGGGTTGCCTTTGTTCAAATTGCGGAGCAGCTTGAACGGATTCGAGAGCATGTTGGCCGTGTACAGGACTCCCTGAAATTCGTTACGAATTCCACCAATGAGCTTACAGACGCGATGAACGGCGTACAGGTTGTCTCTCATCAATCCAAAGAGGCTGCCAAAGAAGTTGCCGCATCAAGCCGCGAGCAGTTAGTAGCTATGGAAGAAATTAATGAGGCCGCTGTGCAGTTGGAATATTTTTCGGAACACCTACTACGCAATATTGAGCAGTTTACTCTGTAG
- the rocF gene encoding arginase translates to MSIQQKIAAITVPFDLGAGRRGASQGPKSIMQAGLIRSIQQMDLTIDSITDISLGEVTATAIDAEQDITNLNYLAEVIEINTRLSEQVSQAAQRGDFPLIIGGDHSIAIGTLAGLSSHYTNLGVIWIDAHSDLNTADTSPSGNIHGMSLAVSLGIGHPLLTNMKGLQPKLKPENIVLIGCRSLDEGEKKLIRSLGIKCFTMYDIDRKGMAHVMQEAIDYLKDRTDGLHVSYDVDSLDPNEAPGTGTAVNGGLHFREAHLAVEMLHEAGIVTSAEFVEVNPLLDVNNKTSQLAVGLISSLLGKQIL, encoded by the coding sequence ATGAGCATTCAACAGAAAATCGCAGCTATTACCGTTCCCTTTGATCTAGGGGCAGGTCGTCGCGGTGCCAGCCAAGGCCCCAAGTCCATCATGCAAGCGGGCTTAATTCGTAGTATCCAGCAGATGGATTTGACCATCGATTCCATAACGGACATCAGCTTAGGCGAAGTAACCGCAACAGCTATAGATGCCGAACAAGATATTACCAATCTGAATTATCTGGCAGAGGTTATAGAGATCAACACTCGACTATCAGAACAAGTTTCTCAAGCCGCCCAACGAGGCGATTTCCCGCTGATCATTGGCGGCGATCATAGCATCGCTATTGGCACACTTGCTGGGCTTTCCTCACATTACACGAATTTAGGGGTCATTTGGATCGATGCGCATTCCGATCTAAACACAGCAGATACAAGTCCCTCAGGCAACATTCACGGTATGTCACTCGCTGTTAGTTTAGGCATTGGACATCCGTTGCTGACGAATATGAAAGGCTTACAGCCAAAATTGAAGCCTGAGAATATTGTCCTTATCGGCTGTCGTTCCCTGGATGAAGGGGAGAAAAAGCTTATTCGATCACTGGGTATTAAATGTTTTACCATGTATGATATCGACCGCAAAGGAATGGCACATGTGATGCAGGAAGCCATTGATTACCTCAAAGACCGCACGGATGGCCTGCACGTTAGCTACGACGTCGATTCATTGGATCCGAACGAAGCGCCAGGAACAGGTACCGCGGTGAATGGCGGACTGCATTTCCGTGAAGCCCATCTTGCTGTAGAAATGCTGCATGAAGCCGGTATTGTCACTTCCGCTGAATTCGTAGAAGTCAATCCACTGCTCGATGTGAATAATAAAACCTCCCAATTAGCTGTCGGCTTAATTAGCTCTTTGTTAGGAAAGCAAATTTTATAA
- a CDS encoding M20 family metallopeptidase: MTKESIASFIETNKDIWIHASRTIWENPELGHQEFKACELLTQLLKSYGFHVEIGTAGLPTAFQAIYASSLPGPTIAYLAEYDALPEIGHACGHNLIGVMSVTAAIALQKAVDQFGGTVIVFGTPAEETSGGKVTMAEQGLFDGVDAALMAHPSQFYERSGVSMAMEAVQFDFIGKTAHAAARPQDGINALDAVILSFNAINALRQHLSSDVRIHGIITQGGTAANIVPDHGQAQFYVRTRTKSTLATTVEKVKDCARAAALATGTQLQISNYELGYDNLITNEALSEAFVQNLIKLGVDPTQIHHGLDHGSIDIGNVSQRTAAIHPYIQIPNSPYGGHTIEFKEAAGSEDGMQALLLGAKSLAWTGYDLLSNPDILLEIRNEFLATITTLKEEI; the protein is encoded by the coding sequence ATGACAAAGGAAAGCATAGCTTCATTTATTGAAACAAATAAAGACATCTGGATTCATGCCTCCCGAACGATTTGGGAAAATCCAGAGCTCGGACACCAAGAATTTAAAGCGTGCGAGCTGCTCACTCAATTATTAAAGTCTTATGGATTTCACGTTGAGATTGGCACAGCCGGCTTACCGACTGCCTTTCAAGCCATATATGCCTCTTCACTTCCTGGACCGACCATTGCTTATTTAGCCGAGTATGATGCACTGCCTGAGATTGGACATGCGTGTGGACATAATCTCATTGGTGTGATGAGCGTAACCGCTGCAATCGCGTTACAGAAAGCTGTTGATCAATTCGGAGGTACCGTCATTGTTTTTGGTACTCCCGCGGAAGAAACCAGCGGCGGGAAAGTAACGATGGCGGAGCAAGGTCTCTTCGATGGCGTCGATGCTGCCCTCATGGCGCATCCTTCTCAATTCTATGAGCGAAGTGGTGTATCCATGGCCATGGAAGCTGTCCAGTTTGACTTTATCGGAAAAACAGCCCATGCTGCGGCAAGACCTCAAGATGGTATTAATGCGCTGGATGCGGTTATTCTATCGTTCAACGCCATCAATGCCCTTCGCCAGCATCTTTCATCTGATGTCCGCATCCACGGCATTATCACGCAAGGAGGAACTGCTGCGAATATCGTTCCCGACCACGGACAGGCGCAATTTTATGTGCGAACTCGCACGAAGAGCACACTCGCGACCACGGTTGAAAAGGTCAAAGACTGCGCACGCGCAGCCGCGCTTGCGACAGGGACGCAATTACAGATATCTAATTATGAGCTCGGATATGATAATCTAATTACCAATGAAGCTTTATCTGAAGCTTTCGTTCAAAATCTGATTAAGCTCGGTGTGGATCCCACACAGATCCATCACGGACTAGACCACGGTTCCATTGATATTGGGAATGTGAGTCAACGGACAGCCGCCATACATCCCTATATCCAAATCCCCAATAGCCCCTATGGCGGTCACACCATTGAATTCAAAGAGGCAGCTGGGAGCGAGGATGGCATGCAGGCTCTTTTGTTAGGTGCCAAGTCACTCGCATGGACTGGATATGATCTTTTGAGCAATCCAGATATATTGCTTGAGATTCGTAACGAGTTCCTTGCAACGATAACCACACTTAAGGAGGAGATCTAA
- a CDS encoding cyanophycinase: MDDNKAVWGALYDAAVGGGLSSIGAEHPTKANQRPQIAVFCSAAPSLRAASLAYHVDDDGFSGYGKLFRKYGFEPLFIPIAIDNYQRAAYDDENIEQLANVQAVWLNGGDQAKHARCLLTDEGEDTPLLQAVREVYHRGGVIGGSSAGAAIQGTWTYGEGTLNGYRAGLELVRKPIASATLVVEGQPDAGGCMKGFGFASELNACVDTHFRERSREVRLPLAVRSLNSRYGIGVDENTAILIRAGQGHVVGDNQVLIIANEQAHGQLGMGYPLSAGDTFDFDLCVARDAQGRAREPRAF, translated from the coding sequence TTGGACGACAACAAAGCCGTTTGGGGCGCGCTTTACGATGCCGCAGTGGGAGGCGGTTTGTCTAGCATAGGCGCAGAGCATCCAACGAAAGCAAACCAAAGACCGCAAATTGCTGTGTTCTGCTCGGCTGCTCCAAGCCTGCGGGCCGCAAGCCTTGCCTATCATGTAGATGATGACGGTTTTTCGGGCTATGGCAAGCTGTTTCGGAAGTATGGCTTTGAACCGCTGTTCATTCCAATCGCCATTGATAACTATCAGCGGGCTGCTTATGATGATGAAAACATCGAGCAGCTCGCCAATGTGCAAGCGGTTTGGCTAAACGGCGGGGATCAGGCTAAGCATGCGCGTTGCCTTCTTACCGATGAAGGCGAGGACACCCCTCTGCTCCAGGCAGTCCGCGAGGTTTATCATCGCGGAGGGGTAATTGGGGGGTCCAGTGCGGGTGCGGCCATCCAAGGTACGTGGACGTATGGGGAGGGAACCCTGAACGGTTATCGTGCAGGGTTGGAGTTAGTACGAAAGCCGATTGCCAGCGCGACGCTCGTCGTCGAGGGGCAGCCCGATGCCGGCGGCTGCATGAAGGGCTTTGGCTTCGCAAGCGAGCTTAATGCTTGCGTGGATACGCACTTCCGCGAGCGAAGCCGGGAAGTGCGGCTGCCCTTGGCTGTTCGCTCGCTGAACAGCCGGTACGGGATCGGCGTGGACGAGAACACGGCGATCTTGATTCGGGCTGGACAAGGGCATGTCGTTGGCGATAATCAGGTACTGATTATCGCCAACGAGCAGGCCCACGGCCAGCTAGGCATGGGGTATCCCCTGAGCGCAGGGGATACGTTTGATTTTGACCTGTGCGTCGCTCGAGACGCACAGGGGCGCGCGCGGGAACCGCGCGCCTTCTGA
- a CDS encoding asparaginase: MGERLVVVKRGDQIESEHTGHIAVVDASGELIASLGDPRRITFARSTLKPLQAIPLVQSGASERFLMSAKDIAICCGSHNGEERHVETVLSLLSRIGLDEHRLCCGAHAPYDGASYEALLAQGKKPTVLHNNCSGKHAGMLALALHLHSDIEGYGELQHPVQQRVFHTLCELAELLPEEIQIGTDGCNLPTFGVPLHKLARVFQLFANPNGIESHSLKLAVRQIAASMMEQPEMVGGSDVLCTDLMNALPHRIIAKGGAEGVYCMGLVDKGIGIALKIDDGNYRAAYPAAIETLTQLGLIDQREKQLLHGYHYPPVTNRSGHIVGGIEPVFSLHFEKGAK; encoded by the coding sequence GTGGGAGAAAGGTTAGTCGTTGTCAAACGAGGAGATCAAATTGAAAGCGAGCACACGGGTCATATTGCCGTTGTGGATGCTTCGGGTGAGCTTATTGCAAGCCTGGGCGATCCTAGGCGGATCACATTTGCTCGCTCTACACTGAAACCGCTTCAGGCTATACCGCTCGTTCAATCTGGCGCATCGGAACGATTCTTGATGAGTGCCAAGGATATCGCCATTTGCTGCGGCTCGCATAATGGAGAGGAACGGCACGTTGAAACGGTCCTTTCCTTGCTATCGCGGATTGGACTCGATGAGCATCGTCTGTGTTGCGGTGCACACGCGCCTTACGATGGGGCCAGCTATGAGGCGTTGCTGGCACAAGGGAAGAAGCCAACAGTGCTGCACAATAATTGTTCGGGGAAGCATGCAGGCATGTTGGCGCTTGCTCTTCATTTACACAGCGATATCGAAGGCTATGGCGAACTCCAGCACCCCGTTCAACAGCGCGTTTTTCATACGCTTTGTGAATTAGCCGAGCTGCTGCCAGAGGAAATTCAAATCGGAACGGATGGCTGTAATTTACCTACTTTTGGCGTACCCCTGCATAAATTAGCGCGTGTTTTTCAGTTGTTTGCCAATCCGAATGGCATTGAGAGTCATTCTTTGAAATTAGCTGTAAGACAAATTGCAGCTTCCATGATGGAACAACCGGAAATGGTTGGAGGTTCGGATGTGCTTTGTACGGATTTGATGAACGCGCTGCCGCACCGCATTATTGCCAAGGGCGGAGCCGAAGGTGTGTATTGTATGGGGCTCGTGGATAAAGGGATTGGCATTGCACTCAAAATCGATGATGGCAACTATCGGGCAGCCTATCCAGCTGCAATTGAAACACTCACGCAACTCGGCCTCATTGATCAGCGTGAGAAGCAATTACTTCATGGGTACCATTACCCTCCGGTTACAAATCGCAGCGGACATATCGTTGGCGGCATTGAGCCAGTATTTTCTCTTCATTTTGAAAAGGGGGCGAAATAG
- a CDS encoding ABC transporter ATP-binding protein, with the protein MNKPLLEVRNLQVYFPVKSGLFQRAKKFVKAVDDVSFDVNERETLGIVGESGCGKSTTGRAVLQLIPPTSGFVHFEGESLVGLKADELRRKRQNMQMVFQDPYSSLNPRLTVERILAEPLQAHGKGSQEERRAQILEVMELCGLSRTYINRYAHEFSGGQRQRICIARALILKPKLIVADEPVSALDVSIQSQILNLMQDLQRELGLTYLFISHDLAVVRHLCTRVGVMYLGRMAEIAPVESLYETPLHPYTQTLLSAIPKASPREAKERIILQGEVPSPLNPPSGCAFSTRCPHVMDRCRSVRPELQEVGSSGHRVACHLYDS; encoded by the coding sequence ATGAATAAGCCATTGCTTGAAGTTAGAAATTTACAAGTGTATTTTCCAGTTAAATCCGGTCTTTTCCAGCGCGCGAAGAAATTTGTCAAAGCTGTAGATGATGTTTCTTTTGATGTAAATGAACGTGAAACGCTTGGTATTGTGGGTGAATCGGGGTGTGGTAAATCAACAACGGGGCGAGCCGTACTTCAGTTGATCCCGCCAACTTCAGGTTTTGTTCATTTCGAAGGCGAATCGTTAGTTGGATTGAAGGCTGATGAATTAAGGCGGAAACGGCAGAACATGCAGATGGTGTTCCAAGATCCATATTCATCCTTAAACCCTAGATTAACAGTGGAGCGTATACTAGCAGAGCCCCTGCAAGCACATGGCAAAGGCAGTCAGGAAGAACGCAGGGCTCAAATCCTCGAAGTCATGGAGTTATGTGGACTTAGCCGCACCTATATCAACCGTTACGCGCATGAATTTTCAGGCGGACAGCGGCAGCGGATCTGTATTGCAAGGGCGTTAATTTTGAAGCCTAAACTGATTGTTGCCGATGAGCCTGTCTCAGCGCTAGATGTTTCCATTCAATCTCAAATCTTGAATCTCATGCAAGATTTGCAGCGAGAGCTTGGGCTGACGTATTTATTTATTTCCCATGACTTAGCGGTTGTTAGACATTTGTGTACACGAGTAGGCGTGATGTATTTAGGTCGGATGGCAGAAATTGCCCCTGTCGAGTCGTTGTATGAGACACCGCTGCATCCTTACACGCAAACGCTGCTTTCAGCTATTCCGAAAGCGAGCCCTCGTGAAGCGAAAGAACGGATTATTTTGCAAGGGGAAGTTCCTTCACCACTAAATCCGCCATCGGGTTGTGCCTTTTCTACCCGTTGTCCTCATGTAATGGATCGCTGCCGGTCAGTTCGCCCAGAACTTCAAGAGGTAGGCTCATCTGGTCATAGGGTTGCTTGCCATTTATACGATTCTTAA
- a CDS encoding ABC transporter ATP-binding protein, translated as MDKKLLEVENLRVNFKVDGKEVSVVNGISFGIKEGETVGVVGESGCGKSITSLSIMRLIPSPPGRIAEGRITYNGQNLLELKESQMQKIRGNDISMIFQEPMTSLNPVLRVGKQLDEVILLHNAVSKKAAKERSIEMLRTVGIAQAEQVYASYPFQLSGGMRQRVMIAMGLACEPKLLIADEPTTALDVTIQAQILDLMRQLKQKTNTSILLITHDLGVVAEMCDYVVVMYAGEIVEEADVDTLFHDPQHPYTKGLLSSIPRLGEKRDRLYSIPGQVPPAGTITSGCKFAGRCSEVQDVCRTTSPELISVGMKHRSRCLLHHGKGANVHE; from the coding sequence ATGGACAAAAAACTACTTGAAGTAGAAAATTTACGGGTTAATTTTAAAGTTGACGGCAAGGAAGTTTCGGTTGTGAATGGTATTTCCTTTGGCATCAAGGAGGGTGAAACGGTAGGTGTCGTCGGTGAATCGGGGTGCGGGAAAAGCATAACCTCACTCTCCATCATGAGGCTTATTCCAAGTCCTCCAGGGCGCATTGCCGAAGGTCGGATTACGTATAATGGGCAGAACTTACTCGAGCTAAAGGAAAGTCAGATGCAGAAAATTCGCGGTAATGACATCTCGATGATTTTTCAAGAGCCAATGACCTCACTGAATCCAGTCCTCCGCGTGGGTAAGCAGCTGGATGAAGTCATCCTGCTTCATAATGCGGTATCGAAGAAAGCGGCTAAGGAGCGATCGATTGAGATGCTGCGCACGGTTGGCATTGCACAAGCTGAGCAGGTTTATGCGAGCTATCCGTTTCAACTCTCTGGCGGTATGCGTCAGCGGGTCATGATCGCGATGGGGCTTGCTTGTGAGCCAAAGCTGTTAATTGCCGATGAACCAACGACGGCGCTCGATGTGACTATCCAAGCCCAGATTCTAGATTTGATGCGTCAGCTTAAGCAGAAAACGAATACCTCCATCTTACTGATCACGCATGATCTCGGTGTTGTCGCCGAAATGTGCGACTATGTCGTTGTCATGTATGCCGGCGAAATCGTTGAGGAAGCGGATGTCGATACGTTGTTTCATGATCCTCAGCATCCGTATACCAAAGGGTTGCTGTCCTCCATCCCAAGACTGGGTGAAAAGCGTGATCGTTTGTATTCCATACCGGGGCAAGTGCCGCCAGCCGGAACCATTACTTCGGGCTGTAAATTTGCTGGACGTTGTTCGGAAGTGCAGGATGTTTGCCGAACGACGAGTCCAGAGCTCATTTCAGTGGGCATGAAGCATCGCAGCCGTTGCTTACTTCATCACGGCAAGGGGGCCAATGTTCATGAATAA
- the aspA gene encoding aspartate ammonia-lyase, translated as MVYRVEKDFIGEKQVPADAYYGIQTMRAVENFPISGVKIHAELITALAEVKQAAALANMDTHMLPKKIGEAIVKAAVEVRGGRWLEQFIVDSIQGGAGTSINMNMNEVLANRSLDMLGQEKGSYFHCNPNNHVNMSQSTNDVIPTAIKIAAYRLTEDLIEALSSLQRAFAKKEAQFDDVIKMGRTHLQDAVPIRMGQEFGAYARVLQRDINRIKQASVGLLTVNMGATAVGTGLNAKPEYVERVMFHLREQIGIPIENAEHLVDGTQNMDAYTALSASLKVCAVNLSKICNDIRLMASGPRVGLGEIKLPPRQPGSSIMPGKVNPVMPEVVNQVAFQVIGNDHTICLACEAGQFELNVMGPVLAFNLLQSLKILRNAADVFERFAIEGLEADRERCKTYVEQSFGIVTALNPHLGYEVAAQLVKEAVNTGMTLKELILERGLLTAQEINEILNPIQMTTPGIAGERLLSPAE; from the coding sequence ATGGTGTATCGGGTTGAGAAAGATTTCATAGGTGAAAAACAAGTGCCAGCAGATGCATATTACGGTATTCAAACGATGCGCGCTGTAGAGAATTTTCCTATCTCAGGTGTCAAAATTCATGCAGAGCTGATCACAGCTTTGGCCGAGGTGAAACAAGCGGCTGCACTGGCAAATATGGATACCCATATGCTGCCCAAGAAAATAGGGGAGGCCATTGTAAAAGCTGCTGTTGAAGTGAGAGGCGGACGCTGGCTGGAACAATTTATTGTCGATTCCATTCAGGGTGGGGCGGGTACCTCCATTAACATGAATATGAACGAAGTATTGGCGAATCGTTCCTTGGACATGTTGGGTCAAGAGAAGGGCAGCTACTTTCACTGCAATCCGAACAATCATGTGAACATGTCCCAATCAACGAATGATGTGATCCCCACTGCGATTAAAATCGCAGCTTATCGTTTAACTGAGGATCTAATCGAGGCGCTTTCGTCACTCCAACGTGCTTTTGCTAAGAAGGAAGCCCAGTTTGACGATGTGATTAAAATGGGGCGTACTCATCTCCAGGATGCTGTTCCGATTCGAATGGGACAAGAATTTGGCGCATATGCGCGCGTTTTGCAGCGCGATATCAATAGAATTAAGCAAGCTTCGGTAGGGCTGTTGACCGTGAACATGGGAGCTACGGCCGTTGGAACGGGCTTGAATGCGAAACCAGAGTATGTGGAGCGCGTCATGTTCCACTTGCGTGAACAAATTGGTATCCCTATTGAGAATGCGGAACATCTCGTAGATGGGACGCAGAATATGGATGCCTACACAGCGTTATCGGCCTCGTTGAAGGTATGCGCAGTGAACTTGTCCAAAATCTGCAACGACATCCGATTGATGGCATCAGGACCGCGTGTTGGTTTAGGTGAAATTAAGCTGCCGCCTCGACAGCCTGGCTCGTCCATCATGCCAGGGAAAGTAAACCCGGTAATGCCAGAAGTTGTGAACCAAGTGGCCTTCCAAGTCATCGGTAACGATCACACCATCTGCCTAGCCTGCGAAGCGGGGCAATTCGAGCTGAACGTAATGGGACCTGTTCTGGCATTTAACTTGCTCCAGTCACTCAAAATACTGCGCAACGCAGCCGACGTCTTCGAACGCTTCGCGATCGAAGGCTTGGAAGCTGACCGCGAACGTTGCAAAACGTACGTCGAGCAAAGCTTTGGCATTGTCACCGCCTTAAACCCGCACCTTGGCTACGAAGTGGCTGCGCAATTGGTGAAAGAAGCGGTGAACACGGGTATGACGCTGAAAGAGCTAATCCTTGAGCGTGGTCTGCTCACAGCCCAGGAAATCAATGAAATCCTAAATCCGATTCAGATGACCACACCGGGCATCGCTGGTGAGCGATTGTTAAGTCCGGCGGAATAG